From a region of the Trichocoleus sp. genome:
- a CDS encoding FtsQ-type POTRA domain-containing protein — MSEIPTVSSAELAARRQHLRSQRRWRTVQLSWQTLAVAGMTAGLVWLVSLPDWMLRSSNQVTVEGNKSLSPETIRALLPIQYPQFLLTLRPETIVHHLESQAPIAEASVSRRLFPPSLTIRIQERYPVVTVYEALAPANQAGGSLEPTAFLDERGTIIPYKNYMALHGSRPLPTLKLIGIQDSQRAVWATIYQQISRSPVKISELDWRDPANLILKTELGAVHLGSYSSRFPEQLQTLDRMRDVSKQIDLTHVAYIDLTNPDTPLLKIAGASLPAGVSAGTTDDSSTSSMEPDLSNQSAEENQPAMEPETP; from the coding sequence ATGAGTGAGATTCCCACAGTCTCTTCAGCAGAACTTGCCGCAAGGCGACAGCACCTTCGATCGCAGCGTCGATGGCGTACTGTGCAGCTTAGCTGGCAGACATTGGCAGTTGCAGGGATGACTGCTGGGCTTGTTTGGCTAGTGTCTTTGCCGGACTGGATGCTGCGTAGCTCAAATCAGGTAACTGTGGAAGGCAATAAGTCTCTTTCACCAGAGACCATCCGCGCCCTGCTCCCGATTCAGTACCCTCAATTTCTACTAACGCTTCGTCCTGAAACGATCGTGCATCATCTGGAGTCACAGGCTCCAATTGCAGAGGCTTCTGTATCGCGTCGGTTGTTTCCGCCCAGTCTCACCATTCGGATTCAAGAACGCTATCCGGTTGTAACTGTTTATGAGGCGCTTGCTCCAGCAAATCAAGCGGGTGGAAGCCTGGAACCAACAGCATTTTTAGATGAGCGGGGAACCATTATTCCCTACAAAAATTACATGGCGCTGCATGGCTCCCGCCCTCTACCCACCTTAAAGTTGATTGGAATTCAAGACTCTCAGCGGGCAGTCTGGGCAACAATTTATCAACAAATTAGCCGTAGCCCGGTCAAAATTTCTGAGCTAGACTGGCGCGATCCTGCCAACCTCATTCTGAAAACAGAGTTGGGAGCCGTGCACTTAGGTTCATATAGCTCTCGGTTCCCAGAGCAGTTGCAGACGCTCGATCGAATGCGTGACGTTTCAAAACAAATAGACCTGACTCACGTTGCCTACATTGATCTGACGAATCCTGATACGCCTTTACTCAAGATTGCTGGTGCGAGTTTGCCTGCTGGGGTATCTGCTGGCACAACTGATGATTCATCAACGTCCTCCATGGAACCGGATTTATCAAACCAGTCTGCTGAAGAGAATCAGCCTGCAATGGAGCCAGAAACGCCCTGA
- a CDS encoding WGxxGxxG family protein, which translates to MKLSNVSKLIGAGALAASLSILPATIASATSGTTGGTTGGTTTTTDPATTTTTGTTADTTPSSDVESNDGFDWGWLGLLGLIGLAGLAGKKRDDEAVRYREPDVTTRTGYRE; encoded by the coding sequence ATGAAACTTTCTAATGTATCTAAATTAATTGGCGCTGGTGCACTGGCTGCAAGCTTGAGCATCCTCCCTGCAACGATCGCTTCTGCAACTAGTGGCACAACCGGCGGTACAACCGGTGGCACAACTACCACCACTGATCCTGCAACCACCACTACTACTGGAACAACTGCTGATACAACCCCCTCATCAGACGTAGAGTCCAACGACGGTTTTGACTGGGGCTGGTTAGGTCTTCTGGGTCTGATTGGTCTGGCTGGTTTGGCTGGTAAGAAGCGCGATGATGAAGCTGTGCGCTACCGTGAGCCTGATGTAACCACCCGGACTGGCTACCGCGAGTAA
- the codA gene encoding cytosine deaminase, with protein MSVSSCDLLLHRAKLLRLNAPAEVVDIAIADGKIAAIAPQLEFAARLEMDLQEKIVSPPFVESHVHLDSAMTVGEPRWNQSGTLFEGIEIWRERKQDLTVEDVKQRAIETLKQQAMQGVLFVRSHADVSEKNLIALQGLLEVREAVKGWMTLQVVAFPQDGIYGSPQNEALIEEALKRGADVVGGIPHYELTREDGVRSIHRIFELAQQYDRLIDVHCDEIDDDQSRFVEVMVACAIRSGMGDRVTASHTTAFHSYNNAYAFKLLSFMLRSQINFIANPLVNITLQGRMDTYPKRRGVTRVKELWQQGQNVSLGHDDIRDPWYSLGTGNMLDVANMAVHVCQMTGTDEIDACYNMVTWNGAKTLHVEDQYGIEVGKPANLIVLDADSRYDAIRRRAIVQYVISHGNLLVSTEPPRPQWKGNL; from the coding sequence ATGTCTGTCTCATCCTGTGATCTCTTGCTGCATCGTGCAAAGCTGCTGCGGTTGAATGCTCCGGCTGAAGTGGTTGATATTGCGATTGCTGATGGCAAAATTGCCGCAATTGCCCCTCAGTTAGAATTTGCTGCTCGATTAGAAATGGACTTGCAGGAAAAAATTGTCAGTCCGCCGTTTGTTGAGTCTCACGTTCACCTGGATTCGGCGATGACCGTGGGTGAGCCAAGGTGGAACCAGAGCGGCACGCTGTTTGAGGGCATTGAGATCTGGCGTGAGCGCAAGCAAGATTTAACAGTTGAGGATGTGAAGCAACGGGCGATCGAAACGCTGAAACAGCAGGCGATGCAGGGCGTTTTGTTTGTGCGTAGTCATGCTGATGTCAGCGAGAAAAACCTGATTGCGCTTCAGGGATTGCTAGAAGTCCGTGAAGCTGTAAAAGGCTGGATGACGCTTCAGGTGGTGGCGTTTCCGCAGGATGGCATTTATGGCAGCCCTCAGAATGAAGCCTTGATCGAAGAGGCATTAAAGCGTGGGGCAGATGTGGTGGGTGGTATCCCTCACTATGAGCTGACTCGCGAAGATGGGGTGCGATCGATTCACCGAATTTTTGAGCTGGCGCAGCAATACGATCGATTGATTGATGTCCACTGCGATGAGATTGATGATGATCAGTCGCGCTTTGTTGAAGTGATGGTTGCCTGTGCGATTCGATCGGGCATGGGCGATCGGGTTACTGCCAGTCACACAACCGCGTTTCATTCCTATAACAACGCCTACGCCTTTAAGCTACTGAGCTTTATGCTTCGCTCCCAAATTAACTTTATTGCCAATCCACTGGTTAATATTACGCTGCAAGGACGGATGGATACTTACCCAAAACGGCGCGGCGTAACGCGAGTGAAAGAACTCTGGCAGCAGGGGCAGAACGTGAGCTTGGGGCATGATGATATTCGCGATCCCTGGTATTCCCTGGGGACAGGCAATATGCTTGATGTGGCAAATATGGCGGTTCACGTCTGCCAGATGACGGGCACTGATGAAATTGATGCCTGCTACAACATGGTGACCTGGAACGGCGCGAAAACTCTGCATGTGGAAGACCAGTACGGCATTGAGGTTGGTAAGCCGGCAAACTTGATTGTGCTGGATGCAGACAGCCGCTATGATGCAATTCGTCGTCGGGCGATCGTGCAATATGTCATTTCACACGGTAATTTGCTGGTTAGCACAGAACCACCTCGCCCCCAGTGGAAAGGCAATCTGTAG
- a CDS encoding pentapeptide repeat-containing protein — translation MKVVKFLTAFFMAFFCFLGSAQAANPAHLTQLQSTRSCVGCDLRGADLSGVDLRGVNLTHANLSSADLTEAKMIAVNLNGADLRKANLSRADLLAADLTGANFKGAKVRSVDLNTARICRTIDPLGKTVHRDC, via the coding sequence ATGAAAGTTGTAAAGTTTCTAACTGCCTTCTTCATGGCTTTTTTTTGTTTCCTGGGTTCGGCTCAAGCTGCAAACCCGGCTCATTTGACGCAATTGCAATCAACGCGCTCCTGTGTGGGCTGTGATTTACGTGGGGCTGATTTGAGTGGGGTTGATCTCCGGGGGGTTAACCTGACTCACGCTAACCTGAGCAGTGCAGACCTGACCGAAGCCAAAATGATCGCCGTTAACTTGAATGGGGCTGACCTACGGAAGGCAAACTTGAGCCGTGCTGACCTGTTGGCTGCTGACCTGACAGGCGCAAACTTTAAGGGCGCAAAGGTGCGATCGGTAGACTTAAACACTGCCCGCATTTGCCGCACGATCGACCCGTTGGGTAAAACCGTTCATCGGGATTGTTAA
- a CDS encoding FAD-dependent hydroxylase, which yields MVAAESHFTALSAAQPQLTFDLAIVGGGIVGLTLACALKDAGLRIALIEAKPREAGLQFRRAYAITLMSGRIFEGLGVWDEILPQITTFRQIRLAEEHYPAIVDLQPEDLGTNQLGYVGEHQVIVQALLNQLEGADSVTWLCPAEVLQADYQSDRVDLTVSIDGTTQTVQTRLLVAADGSRSPLREAAGIKTQGWQYWQSCITAVIRPEKSHENIAREHFWASGPFATLPLPENRCQIVLTAPHAEAKQWLEVSESEFLAELHRRYDGQLGKIELLGDRFLFPVKLMQSERYALSRLALVGDAAHCCHPVGGQGMNLGIRDVAALAQVIKTAHQQGQDIGDLRVLRRYERWRKLENLTILGFTDFLDRSFSNTYLPIVWMRRLGLRAMKVLRPLRFLALKLMTGLSGKQPALAKR from the coding sequence ATGGTTGCCGCTGAATCTCATTTCACTGCTCTTTCTGCTGCTCAGCCCCAACTTACATTTGATCTGGCTATTGTTGGAGGGGGGATTGTGGGGCTAACCCTTGCCTGTGCTTTGAAAGATGCAGGACTGCGGATTGCCCTCATTGAAGCAAAACCACGCGAGGCAGGGCTGCAATTTCGACGAGCTTATGCCATAACTCTGATGTCGGGACGTATCTTTGAGGGGTTGGGCGTCTGGGATGAGATTCTGCCCCAGATTACGACTTTTCGGCAAATTCGACTGGCAGAAGAGCATTACCCGGCGATCGTCGATCTGCAACCAGAAGATTTGGGGACTAACCAGTTGGGTTATGTCGGTGAGCATCAGGTTATTGTCCAGGCGTTACTCAACCAGTTGGAAGGAGCGGATTCTGTCACCTGGCTTTGTCCAGCAGAAGTGTTACAGGCAGACTACCAATCCGATCGCGTGGATTTGACTGTATCGATCGACGGCACAACTCAAACTGTCCAGACTCGGTTACTGGTTGCCGCTGATGGTTCTCGATCGCCGCTTCGGGAAGCCGCAGGCATTAAAACGCAGGGCTGGCAATATTGGCAATCTTGCATTACAGCAGTCATTCGACCAGAAAAATCTCACGAAAATATTGCCCGTGAACATTTTTGGGCAAGTGGACCTTTTGCCACCCTGCCCTTACCTGAAAATCGCTGTCAAATCGTGCTCACGGCTCCTCATGCGGAAGCAAAACAATGGCTGGAAGTGAGTGAATCTGAGTTTTTGGCAGAGCTGCATCGCCGCTATGACGGACAATTGGGCAAAATTGAACTTTTGGGCGATCGGTTCCTATTTCCAGTCAAGCTGATGCAGAGCGAGCGATATGCTCTATCCCGCTTGGCGTTGGTGGGAGATGCGGCACACTGCTGTCATCCAGTCGGCGGGCAGGGGATGAATTTGGGCATCCGGGACGTGGCAGCCCTGGCACAAGTAATCAAAACTGCACATCAGCAGGGGCAGGATATTGGCGACTTGCGAGTTTTGCGCCGCTACGAACGCTGGAGAAAGCTGGAGAATCTCACCATTCTCGGATTTACCGATTTTCTCGATCGCTCTTTCTCAAATACTTACTTGCCGATCGTCTGGATGCGACGCCTGGGATTACGAGCCATGAAAGTGCTTCGTCCGCTGCGGTTTCTAGCATTGAAACTGATGACGGGGTTAAGCGGTAAACAGCCTGCTCTGGCAAAGCGATAA
- a CDS encoding YebC/PmpR family DNA-binding transcriptional regulator translates to MAGHSKWANIKRQKARVDAVKGKTFAKVSRAIIVAARTGGADPLGNFQLRTAIDKAKAARIPNENIDRAIAKGAGKLGGDNETLEAIRYEGYGPGGVAVIVEALTDNRNRTAADLRAAFSKRGGNLGETGCVGWMFEQKGVVIIKPTPLIKGKKAITELDEDELLEASLQGGAESYELAEVEEDTPGAEVFTDPLNLENLAQVLKDKGYIVIQAEYRWIPNNGVEVADPEQAQQLLRLMDALEDLDDVQSVTANFEMTDELMSVSMN, encoded by the coding sequence ATGGCAGGACATAGTAAATGGGCAAATATTAAGCGCCAAAAAGCAAGGGTTGATGCAGTTAAAGGCAAGACATTTGCGAAAGTTTCACGAGCGATTATTGTGGCAGCTCGTACGGGTGGAGCTGATCCTCTCGGCAATTTTCAACTGCGAACGGCGATCGACAAAGCCAAAGCAGCCAGAATTCCCAACGAAAATATTGATCGGGCAATCGCTAAAGGGGCAGGCAAGTTGGGTGGTGACAATGAAACCCTGGAAGCGATCCGCTACGAGGGCTATGGTCCAGGTGGAGTCGCTGTTATCGTTGAAGCCCTGACCGACAACCGTAACCGCACTGCCGCTGACCTCAGAGCCGCTTTCAGCAAACGAGGCGGCAACCTGGGTGAAACTGGCTGTGTTGGTTGGATGTTTGAGCAGAAGGGTGTGGTGATCATCAAACCAACCCCTCTTATCAAAGGCAAAAAAGCGATTACAGAGCTAGATGAAGATGAACTGCTCGAAGCTTCCCTACAAGGTGGTGCAGAATCCTACGAACTGGCTGAAGTCGAAGAAGACACTCCCGGTGCAGAAGTTTTCACTGACCCGCTCAATTTGGAAAATCTGGCGCAAGTTTTGAAGGACAAAGGCTACATCGTTATCCAAGCTGAATATCGCTGGATTCCTAACAACGGGGTCGAAGTGGCTGATCCCGAGCAGGCACAGCAGCTTTTGCGCCTCATGGACGCACTCGAAGACCTCGATGATGTGCAGAGCGTCACCGCCAACTTTGAAATGACTGACGAGTTAATGTCAGTAAGTATGAATTAA